Proteins from a single region of Pseudomonas sp. BSw22131:
- a CDS encoding YcgL domain-containing protein, producing MKRICSIYRSPRRNEMYLYVLKSDALERVPDELLVAFGKPQHAFNLVLSPERALAREDIHTVLANLEKQGYHLQMPPAEDDYIEHLPEELLRRNDPM from the coding sequence TTGAAACGTATCTGCTCCATTTACCGCAGCCCACGCCGCAACGAAATGTACCTTTATGTGCTCAAGAGCGATGCTCTGGAGCGCGTACCGGACGAGTTGCTGGTGGCGTTTGGCAAACCTCAACATGCCTTCAATCTGGTGTTGAGCCCTGAGCGTGCCCTGGCGCGTGAAGACATTCATACCGTGCTCGCCAACCTGGAAAAGCAGGGATATCACCTGCAAATGCCACCGGCCGAGGACGATTACATCGAGCACTTGCCCGAAGAACTGCTGCGCCGCAACGACCCGATGTAA
- a CDS encoding D-2-hydroxyacid dehydrogenase — protein sequence MRVLIAEHDYPVYTQLLRNAAPDIEVLSSGDSAELARMAADAPVWLGQPDLLANLLRQGHKPQWLQSTWAGITPLLADGLNRDYRLTRAVGIFGQVMAEFVLTYMLVHEREVLARLVSQVERKWDNRLGHSLSGRKALIVGTGDIGVTVARFLQPFGVEVYGIASTARTQAPFVEVGATSDLGRLVGEVDFVINLLPNTPHTQDVYDAKLFAQFKPTALFINVGRGTSVVDADLVEALKEGHLAGAVIDVCRQEPLPQRHPFWTAWGLLLTGHSSAPTSPSMMTQLFAENLQAYAAGEPLRGEVDFSRGY from the coding sequence ATGCGCGTTCTGATCGCCGAACACGATTACCCCGTTTACACCCAATTACTGCGCAACGCTGCTCCCGATATCGAAGTCCTGAGCAGTGGCGATTCCGCCGAACTGGCACGCATGGCTGCCGATGCGCCGGTCTGGCTGGGCCAGCCGGATCTGCTGGCAAACCTGCTGCGTCAAGGCCACAAACCGCAATGGCTGCAATCGACCTGGGCGGGCATTACGCCGCTCTTGGCCGATGGCCTGAACCGTGATTACCGTCTGACGCGCGCCGTGGGCATCTTCGGCCAGGTCATGGCCGAATTCGTGTTGACCTACATGCTTGTGCACGAGCGTGAAGTGCTGGCGCGACTGGTGAGCCAGGTCGAGCGCAAGTGGGACAACCGCCTGGGTCACAGTCTGTCTGGGCGAAAGGCGTTAATCGTCGGCACCGGCGACATTGGCGTCACCGTTGCCCGGTTTCTGCAGCCATTCGGCGTTGAGGTGTATGGCATCGCCTCGACGGCGCGGACTCAGGCGCCGTTTGTAGAAGTGGGCGCCACGAGTGATCTGGGCCGTCTGGTGGGCGAAGTGGATTTCGTCATCAACCTGCTGCCCAACACGCCACACACTCAGGATGTGTACGACGCCAAGCTGTTTGCTCAGTTCAAGCCTACCGCGCTGTTCATCAACGTAGGCCGCGGAACGTCGGTGGTCGATGCCGATCTGGTCGAAGCACTCAAGGAAGGTCATCTTGCAGGTGCTGTCATCGACGTGTGTCGTCAGGAGCCGCTGCCGCAACGCCATCCTTTCTGGACGGCCTGGGGTCTGTTGCTGACGGGCCACAGTTCCGCGCCAACATCTCCGTCGATGATGACGCAACTCTTCGCTGAGAATTTACAGGCCTATGCAGCGGGTGAGCCGTTGCGTGGCGAAGTGGATTTCTCACGCGGATATTAA
- a CDS encoding class I SAM-dependent methyltransferase, with amino-acid sequence MSDQQFEHGRVHDYGQHHELGLVRRLSLWRDAQLVRHALRDAGEPGLVLDLPSGSGRFWPVLAEHANRVILAADPSTDMLAVAESQSSAHVRARIRTFQSSVFSIGLSANAVDCIFCMRQFHHVADSDRRMDILQEFHRVTRDTAIVALWVDGNIKSWWRMRQQRSRIAQGHLELGRNRFVVSRAIIESEFAQAGFAIVGHHDFLPGYAMWRVYVLRKIAG; translated from the coding sequence ATGAGTGATCAACAGTTTGAACACGGCCGGGTGCACGACTATGGGCAGCACCATGAACTCGGGCTCGTTCGCCGACTGAGCCTCTGGCGCGATGCACAACTGGTGCGGCATGCCCTGCGTGATGCCGGTGAGCCCGGCCTGGTGCTGGATCTGCCATCCGGGTCAGGGCGCTTCTGGCCGGTACTGGCCGAGCACGCCAATCGGGTGATCCTGGCGGCCGATCCGTCCACCGACATGCTTGCGGTGGCCGAGTCCCAGTCCTCAGCGCATGTGCGTGCGCGCATCCGCACCTTCCAGAGTTCAGTGTTTTCCATCGGTCTGTCAGCCAACGCGGTGGACTGCATTTTCTGCATGCGCCAGTTTCACCATGTGGCTGATAGTGACCGCCGGATGGACATCCTTCAGGAATTCCACCGGGTCACGCGGGACACTGCCATTGTCGCGCTGTGGGTCGACGGCAACATCAAGTCATGGTGGCGAATGCGTCAGCAGCGCAGCCGAATTGCGCAGGGCCATCTGGAACTTGGGCGTAACCGGTTTGTGGTCAGTCGCGCGATCATCGAGTCGGAATTTGCCCAGGCCGGTTTCGCGATTGTCGGTCATCACGATTTTTTACCCGGCTACGCTATGTGGCGGGTGTACGTATTGCGCAAAATCGCTGGCTGA
- a CDS encoding YgaP family membrane protein, translating into MSDTPIVERIDTLSQPVPEQNVQGWERIGSLAGGVLMMGKGLRRGGIFGLIQLAIGGAVLARGITGHCSAKAMVEKGRSDLDQAKTRIQRAGAELSRLKTKAEVAVEDAVVETVDAVKTPKSGI; encoded by the coding sequence ATGAGCGACACCCCGATCGTTGAACGCATTGACACCCTTTCTCAACCCGTTCCAGAACAAAACGTACAGGGATGGGAGCGCATCGGCTCGTTGGCAGGTGGCGTATTGATGATGGGCAAAGGCCTGCGCCGCGGCGGCATCTTCGGCCTGATTCAGCTGGCCATCGGCGGCGCCGTGCTGGCACGCGGGATCACTGGCCATTGCTCCGCTAAAGCGATGGTCGAAAAAGGCCGCAGCGATCTGGATCAAGCCAAGACCCGCATTCAACGGGCTGGCGCCGAGTTGAGCAGGCTCAAGACCAAGGCTGAAGTGGCCGTTGAGGACGCTGTGGTCGAGACCGTCGATGCGGTGAAAACGCCTAAATCCGGTATCTAA
- a CDS encoding RNA methyltransferase → MANKRYACIGLYNPKSPENVGSVMRAAGCYGVASVFYTGTRYERARDFVTDTKKIHQDIPLIGIDDLKKIIPLGCIPVAVELVEGARALPEYTHPDRAIYIFGPEDGSLDKDIRDWCEDVVYIPTTGCMNLAATVNVVLYDRMAKGNNTRSGPQFGRDTQGS, encoded by the coding sequence GTGGCAAACAAACGCTATGCCTGCATCGGCCTGTACAACCCGAAATCTCCGGAAAACGTTGGCTCGGTGATGCGTGCTGCAGGGTGCTATGGCGTAGCCTCGGTGTTTTACACCGGCACTCGATACGAACGCGCACGGGACTTTGTGACCGACACCAAGAAGATCCATCAAGACATCCCGCTGATTGGCATCGATGACCTGAAGAAGATCATTCCGCTGGGCTGCATTCCTGTGGCAGTGGAATTGGTGGAAGGCGCGCGGGCATTGCCCGAGTACACCCACCCGGACCGGGCGATCTACATCTTCGGCCCTGAGGATGGCTCGCTCGACAAGGACATACGCGACTGGTGCGAGGACGTGGTTTACATCCCGACCACAGGCTGCATGAATCTGGCAGCCACCGTGAATGTGGTGCTCTACGACCGTATGGCCAAGGGCAACAACACGCGCTCCGGCCCTCAGTTCGGTCGAGACACGCAAGGCTCTTGA
- a CDS encoding YcgN family cysteine cluster protein, which produces MAAKVEPFWIRKTLDQLDSVEWESLCDGCGLCCLQKLEDEDDNSVYYTRIACKLLDLKTCQCTDYPNRRASVPDCIQLTPGQADEFKWLPPTCGYRLVSEGKELPLWHHLVCGDRDAVHQARISQSGRMLSENSVAEDDWEDYLIFRAG; this is translated from the coding sequence ATGGCCGCCAAAGTCGAACCCTTCTGGATACGCAAAACACTTGATCAGCTGGATTCGGTCGAGTGGGAGTCGTTGTGCGACGGTTGCGGCCTGTGTTGCCTGCAAAAGCTCGAAGACGAAGACGATAACAGCGTTTACTACACGCGCATCGCCTGCAAGCTGCTGGACCTCAAGACCTGCCAATGCACTGATTACCCAAACCGTCGCGCGTCGGTGCCGGATTGCATCCAGCTGACGCCGGGCCAGGCCGATGAATTCAAATGGCTGCCGCCCACGTGCGGTTACAGGCTTGTCAGCGAAGGCAAGGAGTTGCCGCTTTGGCATCATCTGGTGTGTGGGGATCGCGACGCGGTGCACCAGGCGCGGATTTCGCAGTCAGGGCGCATGCTCAGCGAGAACAGCGTGGCCGAAGACGACTGGGAAGATTACCTGATCTTTCGGGCGGGATAG
- a CDS encoding spermidine synthase: MKRFVLLDTTPIPDNGGALCLFEYGEDFVIKIQGGDGGQLMNTRMHGSEDALAEIPCKKVAPRTQPRVLIGGLGMGFTLASALKHLGKNAEVVVAELVPGVVEWNRGPLGEKSGNPLQDPRAKVVIQDVAQVLKSEPQGFDAIMLDVDNGPEGLTQKSNSWLYSSGGLSACAQALRPKGVLAIWSASADAAFSDKLRKAGFKAEEVKVYAHGNKGTRHTIWIAEKLKG, translated from the coding sequence ATGAAACGTTTCGTTCTGCTCGACACCACTCCGATCCCCGACAACGGCGGCGCTCTGTGCCTGTTCGAATACGGCGAAGACTTCGTGATCAAGATTCAGGGCGGCGACGGCGGCCAGTTGATGAACACCCGCATGCACGGCTCCGAAGACGCGCTGGCCGAAATCCCCTGCAAAAAGGTCGCGCCGCGCACTCAACCCCGAGTGTTGATTGGCGGGCTGGGCATGGGCTTTACCCTCGCCTCTGCGCTCAAGCACCTGGGCAAGAATGCAGAGGTGGTCGTGGCTGAACTGGTGCCCGGTGTGGTGGAGTGGAATCGCGGCCCGCTGGGCGAAAAGTCCGGTAATCCGTTGCAAGACCCCAGAGCCAAGGTGGTGATTCAGGACGTGGCGCAAGTGCTCAAAAGCGAACCGCAGGGGTTCGACGCAATCATGCTCGACGTCGACAACGGCCCCGAAGGCCTGACGCAAAAATCCAATAGCTGGCTGTACTCGTCCGGTGGTCTCAGCGCGTGCGCCCAGGCATTGCGGCCCAAAGGCGTGCTGGCGATCTGGTCGGCCAGCGCTGATGCGGCGTTTTCAGACAAACTGCGCAAGGCCGGCTTCAAGGCCGAAGAGGTCAAGGTCTACGCCCACGGTAACAAAGGCACGCGGCACACGATCTGGATCGCTGAAAAACTCAAGGGCTGA
- a CDS encoding cyclic nucleotide-binding domain-containing protein, which yields MSTPSSLNNEIREMLMDCGLFDPLTPADFSTAAGYFSISSIEKGQAIFNEGDAGTFMCIIHSGSVSVQKLNNDGKPVELAVLRSGRAFGEMAVLDGERRSASCIAATPCYLLNLGRDSLDKMITDAPKIAAKIIRAIAVALSKRLRMMDGQLASQQV from the coding sequence ATGTCCACACCGTCATCACTGAACAACGAAATCCGCGAAATGCTGATGGACTGCGGTCTGTTCGACCCGCTCACGCCAGCGGATTTTTCAACCGCCGCCGGCTATTTCAGCATCAGCAGCATCGAGAAAGGGCAAGCGATCTTCAACGAAGGCGATGCGGGCACGTTCATGTGCATCATTCATTCGGGCTCGGTGTCGGTGCAGAAACTCAACAACGACGGCAAGCCGGTGGAGCTTGCGGTATTGCGCAGCGGGCGTGCGTTCGGGGAGATGGCGGTGCTGGACGGCGAGCGCCGGTCGGCCAGTTGCATTGCGGCGACGCCGTGTTACCTGTTGAACCTGGGCCGCGATTCACTGGACAAGATGATCACCGATGCCCCGAAGATTGCCGCCAAGATCATTCGCGCGATTGCCGTGGCGCTGTCGAAACGCCTGCGCATGATGGACGGGCAACTGGCGTCGCAGCAGGTGTGA
- the rnd gene encoding ribonuclease D, with protein sequence MAIDIHWIRDDDSLAQHCAQWQALPFVALDTEFMRVDTFYPIAALLQIGDGSRAYLIDPLLISDWRPLASLLENPGVIKVVHACSEDLEVLLRLTGSLPAPLFDTQLAAAYLNLGFSMGYSRLVQEVLNIDLPKGETRSDWLQRPLSDTQISYAAEDAVHLAEVYSLLRPRLSDEKYTWVVEDGAELVANLRRETDPYEVYRDAKLAWKLSRAQLAVLRELCAWREKEARVRNQPRNRVLREHALWPLAKTQPDNLAALAKIEDMHPKTVRQDGEFLLDLIKRAGSVSQDQWPPALPEPLPIDASNVLKSLRVIGQHHAERLNMAPELMLRKKTLEALLKTGYPDGPYHLPDSLRGWRRELMGQELLDSLATPGEQH encoded by the coding sequence GTGGCCATCGATATTCACTGGATTCGCGACGACGACAGCCTCGCCCAACATTGCGCACAGTGGCAGGCTCTGCCTTTTGTCGCCCTCGATACCGAATTCATGCGGGTCGACACCTTCTATCCCATCGCCGCCTTGCTACAAATCGGGGACGGCTCTCGCGCCTATCTGATCGACCCGCTGCTCATCAGCGACTGGCGTCCCCTGGCATCGTTGCTGGAAAACCCTGGCGTCATCAAAGTCGTGCATGCGTGCAGCGAAGACCTCGAAGTGCTGCTACGTCTGACCGGCAGCCTTCCCGCGCCGTTGTTCGACACGCAATTGGCGGCTGCCTACCTCAATCTCGGTTTCTCCATGGGTTACTCGCGGCTGGTGCAGGAAGTGCTCAATATCGACCTGCCCAAAGGCGAGACACGTTCCGACTGGTTGCAACGGCCGTTGTCCGACACCCAGATCAGTTACGCCGCCGAGGACGCCGTGCATCTGGCCGAAGTCTATAGCTTGCTGCGCCCGCGTCTGAGCGATGAAAAGTACACCTGGGTGGTTGAAGACGGTGCCGAACTGGTCGCCAACCTGCGCCGCGAAACCGACCCCTATGAGGTTTATCGCGATGCCAAGCTGGCGTGGAAACTCTCCCGAGCCCAGTTGGCGGTGCTGCGTGAGCTGTGCGCCTGGCGCGAGAAAGAAGCACGCGTGCGCAATCAACCGCGCAACCGTGTACTACGCGAACACGCCTTGTGGCCGTTGGCCAAGACCCAGCCGGACAACCTCGCTGCATTGGCGAAGATCGAAGACATGCACCCCAAGACAGTGCGTCAGGACGGCGAGTTTCTGCTCGACCTGATCAAGCGGGCGGGCAGCGTCTCTCAGGATCAGTGGCCGCCAGCATTGCCCGAGCCGTTGCCGATCGATGCTTCGAATGTTCTGAAATCCTTGCGCGTCATCGGCCAGCATCACGCAGAACGCCTGAACATGGCGCCCGAGCTGATGCTGCGCAAAAAGACCCTCGAAGCGCTTCTCAAGACCGGTTATCCAGACGGTCCTTATCATTTGCCCGATTCGCTGCGTGGCTGGCGCCGCGAATTGATGGGTCAGGAGCTGCTCGACAGCCTGGCCACCCCCGGAGAACAGCATTGA
- a CDS encoding phosphoethanolamine transferase, translating into MLNVKAVRPELVTLLASGFLLLGFNLTLWQHLFAITDFNSNGVMLRVAFGVMLFCVFNIVLTLLAFRRVMKPLLIALFMISAGVSYFMNQYGVMIDAGMFRNFAETNATEVQDLLSLKLLAYIVLLGVVPSLIVWKIPVNYRRWPRELISKTLVSVGCAAVIGGIALLNYQGLASLFRNHHELRLMVVPSNYIGASIGYISEQVVSARKPFVTLGEDAKLDSEWSQHKRKSLTVLVVGESARAENFGILGYNRDTTPQLKKERGVIAFTDVHSCGTETAVSVPCMFSNMGRKDYSASTARNQEGMLDVLKRAGLNVIWRDNQSGCKGTCDRVTLQDVSNLKDPVLCANHECRDEILLQGLQSFIDNLDKDTVLVLHQMGSHGPEYFKRYPKEFEKFTPVCESNALNNCSRESIVNGYDNTLLYTDHVLASLIDILRSNQDNVDTAMMYLSDHGESLGEYNLFLHGTPYMLAPDQQKHVPMVAWFSDNYQQSFAVNTHCLQGERNAPLSQDNLFHSMLGLLKVDTKVYNPALDMFANCRGIYTDGVLANE; encoded by the coding sequence ATGCTGAACGTTAAAGCAGTTCGTCCCGAGCTTGTGACCTTGCTCGCCAGCGGTTTTTTACTGCTCGGGTTTAATCTAACCCTATGGCAGCACTTGTTCGCCATTACCGACTTCAACAGTAATGGCGTGATGCTGCGCGTGGCGTTTGGCGTGATGCTTTTTTGCGTATTCAACATCGTGCTGACGCTGCTCGCATTCAGGCGCGTGATGAAACCGCTGCTGATCGCATTGTTCATGATCAGTGCAGGCGTTTCGTACTTCATGAATCAATACGGCGTCATGATCGACGCCGGCATGTTTCGCAACTTTGCTGAAACTAACGCGACAGAAGTTCAGGATTTACTGTCACTGAAACTGCTGGCCTACATTGTGCTGCTGGGTGTGGTGCCATCGCTGATCGTTTGGAAAATACCGGTCAATTACCGGCGCTGGCCTCGCGAGCTGATCAGCAAGACATTGGTCAGTGTGGGCTGCGCGGCAGTGATTGGCGGTATCGCGCTGCTTAACTACCAAGGGCTGGCCTCATTGTTTCGCAATCACCATGAACTGCGTTTGATGGTGGTGCCGAGCAACTACATTGGCGCGTCCATCGGCTATATCAGCGAACAAGTAGTGTCGGCGCGCAAGCCGTTCGTGACCTTGGGCGAAGATGCAAAACTGGACAGCGAATGGTCGCAACACAAGCGCAAGTCGCTCACGGTACTAGTGGTCGGTGAAAGCGCACGGGCCGAGAACTTTGGCATCCTGGGTTATAACCGCGACACCACCCCGCAATTGAAAAAAGAGCGCGGTGTGATTGCGTTCACTGATGTGCATTCCTGCGGTACTGAAACTGCCGTGTCAGTGCCCTGCATGTTTTCCAATATGGGGCGCAAGGATTACAGCGCGTCTACCGCCAGAAATCAGGAAGGCATGCTCGACGTGCTCAAGCGCGCCGGTCTGAACGTGATCTGGCGCGACAACCAGTCAGGCTGCAAAGGCACGTGTGACCGTGTCACGCTGCAAGATGTCAGCAATCTGAAAGATCCTGTGTTGTGCGCGAATCACGAGTGTCGCGACGAAATATTACTGCAGGGGCTGCAGAGCTTTATCGACAACCTCGACAAGGACACCGTGCTGGTACTGCATCAAATGGGCAGCCATGGGCCGGAATACTTCAAGCGTTATCCCAAAGAGTTTGAAAAGTTTACCCCGGTGTGTGAGAGCAACGCCCTCAATAACTGCAGCCGGGAAAGTATCGTTAACGGTTATGACAATACGCTGCTGTACACCGACCATGTATTGGCCAGCCTGATCGATATCCTGCGCAGCAATCAGGACAACGTTGATACGGCAATGATGTATTTGTCCGATCACGGCGAATCGCTGGGCGAGTACAACCTGTTTCTGCATGGCACGCCTTACATGCTCGCGCCGGACCAGCAAAAGCATGTGCCAATGGTGGCTTGGTTCTCCGACAACTATCAGCAGTCGTTTGCCGTTAATACCCACTGCCTTCAGGGCGAGCGTAACGCGCCTTTGAGCCAGGACAACCTGTTCCACTCAATGCTGGGTTTACTCAAGGTCGACACCAAGGTCTACAACCCTGCGCTGGATATGTTCGCCAACTGCCGGGGGATTTATACGGACGGGGTATTGGCCAATGAGTGA
- a CDS encoding YajD family HNH nuclease, with protein sequence MSTANPPTNTSKLDRILADAQRDREMGYRDKALRMYPHVCGRCAREFAGKRLSELTVHHRDHNHDNNPQDGSNWELLCLYCHDNEHSRYTDQQYFSESSTSSPKTAKAMHNPFAALAGLMKKE encoded by the coding sequence ATGAGCACGGCCAACCCACCCACCAATACCTCCAAACTGGATCGCATCCTTGCCGACGCCCAGCGCGACCGCGAGATGGGTTATCGCGACAAGGCATTGCGCATGTACCCGCACGTGTGCGGGCGCTGCGCCCGGGAATTTGCCGGCAAGCGCCTGAGCGAGCTGACCGTCCATCACCGTGACCACAACCACGACAACAACCCGCAGGACGGCTCCAACTGGGAGCTGTTGTGCCTGTATTGCCACGACAACGAACACTCGCGCTACACCGATCAGCAGTATTTCTCCGAAAGCTCCACCAGCAGCCCGAAAACCGCCAAGGCGATGCACAACCCGTTTGCGGCGCTGGCCGGACTGATGAAGAAGGAGTAG